The genomic stretch GGGAAAAACGCCCTCGCTCCGAGCGCCCCAAGCGCGCTCCCGAAATCATCGAAGTGACGACTGAACGTCTCTATGTCGGCAACCTCAGCTATGACGCGGCCGAAAGCGACCTCTTCGAACTCTTCAATGGAGTGGGCCAAGTCACCAATGCCGAAATCGTGACCCACCGGCGCACCATGCGCAGCAAAGGCTACGCCTTTGTCTCCATGAATACCGTTGATGAAGCCAAGCGAGCCGTGGAAGTCCTTCACGATCAGGAGTTCATGGGCCGGAAGCTCCTCGTGAGCGGCGCCAAGGCCAAGCCGGAAACGGCCGAACCCTAACGACCCCTCTCTTCGTCCAGCCCGTTTGGCCCTCGCTTGCCAAGCGGGCTTTTTGCTTTCAAGCCTTCCCTGTAGGGGAAAAGGGAAAAGCGACCGAACCGTCTCTCGTGAAATCGCCACCGCCCCACCCGCCGCTCCTCGTCCTGGCAGGTTGCACCGCCAGTGGGAAAACGGAAGTGGCGGCTCGCTTGGCCGCTCGCCTTGGTGGCGAAGTCATCAATGTCGATCCCTTCCAAGCCTGTCTAGCTCTCCCCCGTTTGAGCGCGCAACCCTCCCAGGAGGAAACGGCCACCGCTCCGCACCATCTCTACGGCTTCCTCCCGCTCTCCCACCACCTGAGCGCCGCCAGCTTCGCCCGAGAAGTCGAGACGACTCTCGCGGAGGTGCGAGAGCGAGGACGACTTCCCGTCCTAGTCAGCGGGAGTGGACTTTACCTCCGCGCCGTCCTGGAAGGCTTCGACGATCTCCCCGCTACCGACCCCCAGCTGAGGCGGAAGCTGGATTCCCTAACCGCCGAGGAACGCCTCCGCCAACTCCTCCAGCTCGACCCCCAGGCCGCCGCTTGCATCGACCTGCAAAACCCCCGCCGCGTCCAACGCGCCCTCGAAGTCTCTCTCCAGACCGGCCAACCCATCACCGCCTTGCGAGGCCGCACCCCGGCTCGGCCGAAGCAGCCCACCCTCGCCTTCTTTCTCCATCGGGAGCGGGGGGAACTGCGAGAGCGCATTCTCCGGAGAACCAAAGCCATGCTCGACCAGGGAGCCCTCCAGGAAGTGGCCGCCTTGCCAGAGAGAATCGAGAGTCCCTTCACCCGTGCCATCGGCATCGCCGAAATCCGACGCCACCTGGCCGGAAAGACCACCCGGGACGAGTGTCTCGAGCAAATCGCCATCGCCACCCGCCAGCTCGCAAAAAAACAGGAAAGCTGGTTTCGCAAAGAACCGGCCTTCATTAGGGTCACCGCCACGCCCCACACCTCCGCGGCCTTCCTCGCGGAAACGCTCGCCCGCCGCGTCTCAGCATGAAAGTCCCTCTCCAGCTTCCCGGTCGCGACTACTCGGTCCACATCGGTCGGGGGAACCTGGCCGAAGCCGGCCCCCTCTTGGCCTCCCTCCTCGGCCGCAAAACCTGCGCCCTCTTGACCGATTCGAATGTCGGCCCCCTCTATGCCGCCACCGTCAGCGAGAGCCTGACGCGCGCAGGCCACAGCGTGCACCCGTTCCTCGTGCCGGCGGGAGAGGCCTCGAAGTCACTCGAAGAAGTCATCCGGCTTTGCCGTGAAATGACAGCCAAAGGGCTTGATCGTCAGGCAGTCGTGGTGGCCTTGGGAGGCGGGGTGCTGGGAGATCTCGCGGGCTTTGTGGCGGCTGTCTTCTTCCGAGGGGTCCCCTTTCTCCAAATTCCCACCACTATCGTCTCCCAAGTGGACAGCTCCGTGGGCGGCAAAACCGGAGTCAATCTGCCCGAAGGCAAAAATCTGGTGGGCGCGTTCCACCAACCCGCCGCGGTCTTAGCCGACGTCGACACCCTCCACTCCCTCCCGGAACGAGAATTCAATGAGGGCTTCGCCGAAGTCATCAAGCATGCCGCCATCCGCGAGCCCTCCCTGCTGGACGCCATCCTCTCCCAAGATTTGAGTGAGCGCTTGCCAGACATCATCGCCCGCAACGTCGCCATCAAAGCCCGCATCGTGGAAGAAGACGAAAAGGAGACCTCGGGCACTCGCGCCCATCTCAACTTTGGCCACACCCTAGGGCACGGGATCGAAGCCGCTGCTGGGTATGGTCGCCTCCTTCACGGAGAGGCCATCTCTCTCGGCCTGCGGGCTGCTCTCTTCCTCTCTCAGAAAAAG from Verrucomicrobiota bacterium encodes the following:
- a CDS encoding RNA-binding protein produces the protein MSENSSNRPPRRSRGGRGGNRNRRGPRRSAPRKPKPLTGWQKFLKALTFGAYNPHKKPAKRGKSGVPQTRTPRPQAEVAPKPKREKRPRSERPKRAPEIIEVTTERLYVGNLSYDAAESDLFELFNGVGQVTNAEIVTHRRTMRSKGYAFVSMNTVDEAKRAVEVLHDQEFMGRKLLVSGAKAKPETAEP
- the miaA gene encoding tRNA (adenosine(37)-N6)-dimethylallyltransferase MiaA, with protein sequence MKSPPPHPPLLVLAGCTASGKTEVAARLAARLGGEVINVDPFQACLALPRLSAQPSQEETATAPHHLYGFLPLSHHLSAASFAREVETTLAEVRERGRLPVLVSGSGLYLRAVLEGFDDLPATDPQLRRKLDSLTAEERLRQLLQLDPQAAACIDLQNPRRVQRALEVSLQTGQPITALRGRTPARPKQPTLAFFLHRERGELRERILRRTKAMLDQGALQEVAALPERIESPFTRAIGIAEIRRHLAGKTTRDECLEQIAIATRQLAKKQESWFRKEPAFIRVTATPHTSAAFLAETLARRVSA
- the aroB gene encoding 3-dehydroquinate synthase — protein: MKVPLQLPGRDYSVHIGRGNLAEAGPLLASLLGRKTCALLTDSNVGPLYAATVSESLTRAGHSVHPFLVPAGEASKSLEEVIRLCREMTAKGLDRQAVVVALGGGVLGDLAGFVAAVFFRGVPFLQIPTTIVSQVDSSVGGKTGVNLPEGKNLVGAFHQPAAVLADVDTLHSLPEREFNEGFAEVIKHAAIREPSLLDAILSQDLSERLPDIIARNVAIKARIVEEDEKETSGTRAHLNFGHTLGHGIEAAAGYGRLLHGEAISLGLRAALFLSQKKAGLAPASAARVLRALAHFRLPLTLPADFSIEEIERLVARDKKFQTGAIRFVLVPELGTAELRSDLTQPDLREALEHLQTPVS